The following coding sequences are from one Venturia canescens isolate UGA chromosome 5, ASM1945775v1, whole genome shotgun sequence window:
- the LOC122410650 gene encoding very low-density lipoprotein receptor-like isoform X4, with amino-acid sequence MGPRDPCRLLRAFSPFVIVVLFGVLGTRHATDGFAVDAQSACPLRQFSCDNGKCKPMPWVCDGSDDCGDNSDESPSICKSEECKDSEFKCSNGKCIPGNWHCDNERDCADGSDEDPAVCKKKHCTPDQFTCRSGNGECVSLTWMCDGSRDCNDGSDEAECNETCRSDQFTCANKNCIQDSWRCDLDDDCGDGSDEKDCSPTTCRPGIDFTCSPGYCITMRWRCDGDNDCPNNADEKDCPNNPSHGVKSHCAEREFDCGDHITCIHQSWVCDKSKDCPNGSDEDLQRCQNVTCRADQFQCDDHTCISGHLYCNGKEECADKSDEKNCTTKPAACDPQTQFECSQGSCIPLDHVCNGKPDCLGWEDESLKRCGINECLQNNGGCSQNCIDMPIGYRCTCNEGYRLIDNHTCDDIDECLEPGKCSQFCLNEKGSFKCSCANGYLRDPKNVTRCKATEGHASLLFTRRHDIRKVALDRQEMTAIVNNTKSATALDFVFRTGMIFWSDVSDKKIYKAPIDEGNERTVVIDKDLTTTDGLAVDWIYNHIYWTDAEKNTIELANFEGNMRKTLIRDKIQEPRAIALNPLEGWMFWTDWGDEARIERAGMDGSHRSIIVGSEVIWPNGLTLDLIGQRVYWVDAKLHIIASSNYDGSSRRTVLFSLDTLRHPFSITTFEDYVYWTDWDKQTIFKANKFTGKEVRPSTSLRSLQNPMVVHVYHPYRQPDGTNQCQAVNGHCSHLCLPAPKINSRSPLLSCACPDGLRLRPDGQMCVENDPTDATDRNRGINVGNDPTDPGLVAGIVIGGVTLGLLVLALVAVLCYRHYLHRNVTSMNFDNPVYRKTTEDQFSLEKNRFPLPAATVGEEAQEPLTSPGTNDYV; translated from the exons GCGAGGAGTGCAAGGACTCGGAATTCAAGTGCAGCAACGGCAAGTGCATACCCGGAAATTGGCACTGTGACAACGAGCGGGACTGCGCCGATGGCTCCGACGAGGATCCGGCTGTTTGCA AAAAGAAGCACTGCACGCCAGATCAGTTCACGTGCCGATCCGGAAACGGGGAATGCGTCTCATTGACATGGATGTGCGACGGCAGTCGCGACTGCAATGACGGCTCCGACGAAGCTGAGTGCA ACGAAACCTGCCGCTCGGATCAGTTCACTTGCGCGAATAAAAACTGCATCCAAGACAGTTGGAGATGCGATTTGGACGACGATTGCGGGGATGGGAGCGACGAGAAAGATTGCTCGCCGACGACCTGTCGACCCGGAATCGATTTCACTTGCTCACCGGGCTACTGCATAACCATGCGGTGGAGATGCGACGGCGACAACGACTGTCCGAACAACGCGGACGAAAAGGACTGCCCGAACAATCCGTCACACGGAGTGAAAAGCCACTGCGCCGAACGGGAATTCGACTGCGGTGATCACATCACTTGCATACACCAGAGCTGGGTCTGCGACAAATCCAAAGATTGCCCCAATGGCTCTGACGAGGACCTGCAGAGGTGCCAGAACGTCACGTGTCGGGCTGACCAATTTCAGTGCGACGATCACACCTGCATCTCAG GACACTTGTACTGTAATGGAAAAGAGGAATGTGCGGACAAGAGCGACGAGAAAAACTGCACTACGAAACCAGCTGCGTGCGATCCTCAGACACAGTTCGAGTGCAGTCAGGGCTCGTGCATACCTCTCGACCATGTTTGTAATGGAAAGCCGGATTGCCTTGGCTGGGAAGACGAGAGCCTCAAGCGCTGTGGAATCAACGAGTGTTTGCAAAACAACGGTGGATGCAGCCAAAACTGTATTGACATGCCCATTGGGTACAGATGCACCTGTAACGAGGGTTACAGACTTATCGACAATCACACTTGTGACG ACATCGACGAGTGTCTGGAGCCTGGCAAATGCTCGCAATTCTGTCTCAACGAGAAGGGAAGTTTCAAGTGCAGTTGCGCGAACGGTTATTTGCGAGATCCGAAGAACGTGACGCGCTGTAAAGCTACCGAAGGGCACGCCAGTCTGCTCTTCACGAGGCGCCATGACATCAGGAAAGTCGCCCTTGACCGCCAAGAAATGACGGCCATCGTTAACAACACCAAATCAGCGACTGCCCTCGATTTCGTATTTCGAACTGGAATGATCTTTTGGAGCGACGTTtcggacaaaaaaatttacaa GGCCCCGATCGACGAAGGCAACGAGCGAACTGTCGTTATCGACAAGGATTTGACGACTACCGATGGATTGGCTGTCGATTGGATCTACAATCATATTTACTGGACCGATGCTGAGAAAAATACCATCGAACTCGCCAACTTTGAAGGCAATATGCGCAAAACTCTTATCAGAGACAAAATTCAGGAGCCAAGAGCCATTGCTCTTAATCCACTTGAGGGATGGATGTTTTGGACCGATTGGGGCGACGAGGCACGGATCGAGAGAGCCGGCATGGATGGATCCCACAGATCG ATTATCGTCGGCTCCGAAGTAATCTGGCCGAATGGTTTGACGCTGGACTTGATCGGACAACGAGTTTACTGGGTCGATGCGAAACTCCACATAATCGCGTCCTCGAATTACGATGGTTCGAGTCGACGAACAGTTTTGTTCTCCCTCGACACTCTGAGACATCCTTTCAGCATAACAACCTTCGAGGACTACGTTTATTGGACCGATTGGGACAAACAGACGATTTTCAAAGCGAACAAATTTACGGGAAAAGAAGTGCGACCGTCGACCTCGTTGAGATCTCTACAAAATCCTATGGTCGTTCACGTCTATCATCCTTACAGACAGCCGGATGGAACGAATCAGTGCCAAGCCGTTAATGGTCATTGCAGCCATCTTTGCTTGCCCGCACCAAAGATCAATTCAAGATCGCCGCTTCTCAGTTGCGCTTGTCCCGACGGCCTCAGGCTCAGACCCGACGGTCAAATGTGCGTCGAGAACG ATCCCACCGACGCTACCGATCGAAACAGGGGCATCAATGTGGGAAACGATCCGACCGACCCAGGCTTGGTCGCTGGTATTGTAATTGGCGGTGTGACCCTTGGCCTTTTGGTTCTCGCTCTCGTTGCGGTACTCTGCTACAGGCATTATCTTCATCGTAACGTCACAAGTATGAACTTCGATAATCCAGTGTACAGAAAAACTACCGAGGATCAATTCAgccttgaaaaaaatcgttttcctcTCCCCGCTGCTACGGTCGGAGAAGAG GCACAGGAACCACTGACTTCTCCGGGCACCAATGACTACGTGTAA
- the LOC122410650 gene encoding very low-density lipoprotein receptor-like isoform X2: MGPRDPCRLLRAFSPFVIVVLFGVLGTRHATDGFAVDAQSACPLRQFSCDNGKCKPMPWVCDGSDDCGDNSDESPSICKSEECKDSEFKCSNGKCIPGNWHCDNERDCADGSDEDPAVCRTKPCDSSEFQCSPGECIAKSWICDRQRDCDNGLDEQNCQNETCRSDQFTCANKNCIQDSWRCDLDDDCGDGSDEKDCSPTTCRPGIDFTCSPGYCITMRWRCDGDNDCPNNADEKDCPNNPSHGVKSHCAEREFDCGDHITCIHQSWVCDKSKDCPNGSDEDLQRCQNVTCRADQFQCDDHTCISGHLYCNGKEECADKSDEKNCTTKPAACDPQTQFECSQGSCIPLDHVCNGKPDCLGWEDESLKRCGINECLQNNGGCSQNCIDMPIGYRCTCNEGYRLIDNHTCDDIDECLEPGKCSQFCLNEKGSFKCSCANGYLRDPKNVTRCKATEGHASLLFTRRHDIRKVALDRQEMTAIVNNTKSATALDFVFRTGMIFWSDVSDKKIYKAPIDEGNERTVVIDKDLTTTDGLAVDWIYNHIYWTDAEKNTIELANFEGNMRKTLIRDKIQEPRAIALNPLEGWMFWTDWGDEARIERAGMDGSHRSIIVGSEVIWPNGLTLDLIGQRVYWVDAKLHIIASSNYDGSSRRTVLFSLDTLRHPFSITTFEDYVYWTDWDKQTIFKANKFTGKEVRPSTSLRSLQNPMVVHVYHPYRQPDGTNQCQAVNGHCSHLCLPAPKINSRSPLLSCACPDGLRLRPDGQMCVENVTTTVAPTTEQSTRLFKKLETPVTTSVNPTDATDRNRGINVGNDPTDPGLVAGIVIGGVTLGLLVLALVAVLCYRHYLHRNVTSMNFDNPVYRKTTEDQFSLEKNRFPLPAATVGEEAQEPLTSPGTNDYV; encoded by the exons GCGAGGAGTGCAAGGACTCGGAATTCAAGTGCAGCAACGGCAAGTGCATACCCGGAAATTGGCACTGTGACAACGAGCGGGACTGCGCCGATGGCTCCGACGAGGATCCGGCTGTTTGCA GGACGAAACCTTGCGATTCGAGCGAATTCCAATGCAGCCCCGGCGAGTGCATAGCAAAATCGTGGATTTGCGATCGGCAGAGGGACTGCGATAACGGATTGGACGAGCAGAACTGTCAGA ACGAAACCTGCCGCTCGGATCAGTTCACTTGCGCGAATAAAAACTGCATCCAAGACAGTTGGAGATGCGATTTGGACGACGATTGCGGGGATGGGAGCGACGAGAAAGATTGCTCGCCGACGACCTGTCGACCCGGAATCGATTTCACTTGCTCACCGGGCTACTGCATAACCATGCGGTGGAGATGCGACGGCGACAACGACTGTCCGAACAACGCGGACGAAAAGGACTGCCCGAACAATCCGTCACACGGAGTGAAAAGCCACTGCGCCGAACGGGAATTCGACTGCGGTGATCACATCACTTGCATACACCAGAGCTGGGTCTGCGACAAATCCAAAGATTGCCCCAATGGCTCTGACGAGGACCTGCAGAGGTGCCAGAACGTCACGTGTCGGGCTGACCAATTTCAGTGCGACGATCACACCTGCATCTCAG GACACTTGTACTGTAATGGAAAAGAGGAATGTGCGGACAAGAGCGACGAGAAAAACTGCACTACGAAACCAGCTGCGTGCGATCCTCAGACACAGTTCGAGTGCAGTCAGGGCTCGTGCATACCTCTCGACCATGTTTGTAATGGAAAGCCGGATTGCCTTGGCTGGGAAGACGAGAGCCTCAAGCGCTGTGGAATCAACGAGTGTTTGCAAAACAACGGTGGATGCAGCCAAAACTGTATTGACATGCCCATTGGGTACAGATGCACCTGTAACGAGGGTTACAGACTTATCGACAATCACACTTGTGACG ACATCGACGAGTGTCTGGAGCCTGGCAAATGCTCGCAATTCTGTCTCAACGAGAAGGGAAGTTTCAAGTGCAGTTGCGCGAACGGTTATTTGCGAGATCCGAAGAACGTGACGCGCTGTAAAGCTACCGAAGGGCACGCCAGTCTGCTCTTCACGAGGCGCCATGACATCAGGAAAGTCGCCCTTGACCGCCAAGAAATGACGGCCATCGTTAACAACACCAAATCAGCGACTGCCCTCGATTTCGTATTTCGAACTGGAATGATCTTTTGGAGCGACGTTtcggacaaaaaaatttacaa GGCCCCGATCGACGAAGGCAACGAGCGAACTGTCGTTATCGACAAGGATTTGACGACTACCGATGGATTGGCTGTCGATTGGATCTACAATCATATTTACTGGACCGATGCTGAGAAAAATACCATCGAACTCGCCAACTTTGAAGGCAATATGCGCAAAACTCTTATCAGAGACAAAATTCAGGAGCCAAGAGCCATTGCTCTTAATCCACTTGAGGGATGGATGTTTTGGACCGATTGGGGCGACGAGGCACGGATCGAGAGAGCCGGCATGGATGGATCCCACAGATCG ATTATCGTCGGCTCCGAAGTAATCTGGCCGAATGGTTTGACGCTGGACTTGATCGGACAACGAGTTTACTGGGTCGATGCGAAACTCCACATAATCGCGTCCTCGAATTACGATGGTTCGAGTCGACGAACAGTTTTGTTCTCCCTCGACACTCTGAGACATCCTTTCAGCATAACAACCTTCGAGGACTACGTTTATTGGACCGATTGGGACAAACAGACGATTTTCAAAGCGAACAAATTTACGGGAAAAGAAGTGCGACCGTCGACCTCGTTGAGATCTCTACAAAATCCTATGGTCGTTCACGTCTATCATCCTTACAGACAGCCGGATGGAACGAATCAGTGCCAAGCCGTTAATGGTCATTGCAGCCATCTTTGCTTGCCCGCACCAAAGATCAATTCAAGATCGCCGCTTCTCAGTTGCGCTTGTCCCGACGGCCTCAGGCTCAGACCCGACGGTCAAATGTGCGTCGAGAACG TAACGACAACAGTAGCTCCTACGACGGAACAGTCTACGAGACTATTTAAGAAGCTTGAAACTCCGGTTACCACCAGCGTTA ATCCCACCGACGCTACCGATCGAAACAGGGGCATCAATGTGGGAAACGATCCGACCGACCCAGGCTTGGTCGCTGGTATTGTAATTGGCGGTGTGACCCTTGGCCTTTTGGTTCTCGCTCTCGTTGCGGTACTCTGCTACAGGCATTATCTTCATCGTAACGTCACAAGTATGAACTTCGATAATCCAGTGTACAGAAAAACTACCGAGGATCAATTCAgccttgaaaaaaatcgttttcctcTCCCCGCTGCTACGGTCGGAGAAGAG GCACAGGAACCACTGACTTCTCCGGGCACCAATGACTACGTGTAA
- the LOC122410650 gene encoding very low-density lipoprotein receptor-like isoform X3: MATLKGFARRTSYSRTQSACPLRQFSCDNGKCKPMPWVCDGSDDCGDNSDESPSICKSEECKDSEFKCSNGKCIPGNWHCDNERDCADGSDEDPAVCKKKHCTPDQFTCRSGNGECVSLTWMCDGSRDCNDGSDEAECNETCRSDQFTCANKNCIQDSWRCDLDDDCGDGSDEKDCSPTTCRPGIDFTCSPGYCITMRWRCDGDNDCPNNADEKDCPNNPSHGVKSHCAEREFDCGDHITCIHQSWVCDKSKDCPNGSDEDLQRCQNVTCRADQFQCDDHTCISGHLYCNGKEECADKSDEKNCTTKPAACDPQTQFECSQGSCIPLDHVCNGKPDCLGWEDESLKRCGINECLQNNGGCSQNCIDMPIGYRCTCNEGYRLIDNHTCDDIDECLEPGKCSQFCLNEKGSFKCSCANGYLRDPKNVTRCKATEGHASLLFTRRHDIRKVALDRQEMTAIVNNTKSATALDFVFRTGMIFWSDVSDKKIYKAPIDEGNERTVVIDKDLTTTDGLAVDWIYNHIYWTDAEKNTIELANFEGNMRKTLIRDKIQEPRAIALNPLEGWMFWTDWGDEARIERAGMDGSHRSIIVGSEVIWPNGLTLDLIGQRVYWVDAKLHIIASSNYDGSSRRTVLFSLDTLRHPFSITTFEDYVYWTDWDKQTIFKANKFTGKEVRPSTSLRSLQNPMVVHVYHPYRQPDGTNQCQAVNGHCSHLCLPAPKINSRSPLLSCACPDGLRLRPDGQMCVENVTTTVAPTTEQSTRLFKKLETPVTTSVNPTDATDRNRGINVGNDPTDPGLVAGIVIGGVTLGLLVLALVAVLCYRHYLHRNVTSMNFDNPVYRKTTEDQFSLEKNRFPLPAATVGEEAQEPLTSPGTNDYV; the protein is encoded by the exons GCGAGGAGTGCAAGGACTCGGAATTCAAGTGCAGCAACGGCAAGTGCATACCCGGAAATTGGCACTGTGACAACGAGCGGGACTGCGCCGATGGCTCCGACGAGGATCCGGCTGTTTGCA AAAAGAAGCACTGCACGCCAGATCAGTTCACGTGCCGATCCGGAAACGGGGAATGCGTCTCATTGACATGGATGTGCGACGGCAGTCGCGACTGCAATGACGGCTCCGACGAAGCTGAGTGCA ACGAAACCTGCCGCTCGGATCAGTTCACTTGCGCGAATAAAAACTGCATCCAAGACAGTTGGAGATGCGATTTGGACGACGATTGCGGGGATGGGAGCGACGAGAAAGATTGCTCGCCGACGACCTGTCGACCCGGAATCGATTTCACTTGCTCACCGGGCTACTGCATAACCATGCGGTGGAGATGCGACGGCGACAACGACTGTCCGAACAACGCGGACGAAAAGGACTGCCCGAACAATCCGTCACACGGAGTGAAAAGCCACTGCGCCGAACGGGAATTCGACTGCGGTGATCACATCACTTGCATACACCAGAGCTGGGTCTGCGACAAATCCAAAGATTGCCCCAATGGCTCTGACGAGGACCTGCAGAGGTGCCAGAACGTCACGTGTCGGGCTGACCAATTTCAGTGCGACGATCACACCTGCATCTCAG GACACTTGTACTGTAATGGAAAAGAGGAATGTGCGGACAAGAGCGACGAGAAAAACTGCACTACGAAACCAGCTGCGTGCGATCCTCAGACACAGTTCGAGTGCAGTCAGGGCTCGTGCATACCTCTCGACCATGTTTGTAATGGAAAGCCGGATTGCCTTGGCTGGGAAGACGAGAGCCTCAAGCGCTGTGGAATCAACGAGTGTTTGCAAAACAACGGTGGATGCAGCCAAAACTGTATTGACATGCCCATTGGGTACAGATGCACCTGTAACGAGGGTTACAGACTTATCGACAATCACACTTGTGACG ACATCGACGAGTGTCTGGAGCCTGGCAAATGCTCGCAATTCTGTCTCAACGAGAAGGGAAGTTTCAAGTGCAGTTGCGCGAACGGTTATTTGCGAGATCCGAAGAACGTGACGCGCTGTAAAGCTACCGAAGGGCACGCCAGTCTGCTCTTCACGAGGCGCCATGACATCAGGAAAGTCGCCCTTGACCGCCAAGAAATGACGGCCATCGTTAACAACACCAAATCAGCGACTGCCCTCGATTTCGTATTTCGAACTGGAATGATCTTTTGGAGCGACGTTtcggacaaaaaaatttacaa GGCCCCGATCGACGAAGGCAACGAGCGAACTGTCGTTATCGACAAGGATTTGACGACTACCGATGGATTGGCTGTCGATTGGATCTACAATCATATTTACTGGACCGATGCTGAGAAAAATACCATCGAACTCGCCAACTTTGAAGGCAATATGCGCAAAACTCTTATCAGAGACAAAATTCAGGAGCCAAGAGCCATTGCTCTTAATCCACTTGAGGGATGGATGTTTTGGACCGATTGGGGCGACGAGGCACGGATCGAGAGAGCCGGCATGGATGGATCCCACAGATCG ATTATCGTCGGCTCCGAAGTAATCTGGCCGAATGGTTTGACGCTGGACTTGATCGGACAACGAGTTTACTGGGTCGATGCGAAACTCCACATAATCGCGTCCTCGAATTACGATGGTTCGAGTCGACGAACAGTTTTGTTCTCCCTCGACACTCTGAGACATCCTTTCAGCATAACAACCTTCGAGGACTACGTTTATTGGACCGATTGGGACAAACAGACGATTTTCAAAGCGAACAAATTTACGGGAAAAGAAGTGCGACCGTCGACCTCGTTGAGATCTCTACAAAATCCTATGGTCGTTCACGTCTATCATCCTTACAGACAGCCGGATGGAACGAATCAGTGCCAAGCCGTTAATGGTCATTGCAGCCATCTTTGCTTGCCCGCACCAAAGATCAATTCAAGATCGCCGCTTCTCAGTTGCGCTTGTCCCGACGGCCTCAGGCTCAGACCCGACGGTCAAATGTGCGTCGAGAACG TAACGACAACAGTAGCTCCTACGACGGAACAGTCTACGAGACTATTTAAGAAGCTTGAAACTCCGGTTACCACCAGCGTTA ATCCCACCGACGCTACCGATCGAAACAGGGGCATCAATGTGGGAAACGATCCGACCGACCCAGGCTTGGTCGCTGGTATTGTAATTGGCGGTGTGACCCTTGGCCTTTTGGTTCTCGCTCTCGTTGCGGTACTCTGCTACAGGCATTATCTTCATCGTAACGTCACAAGTATGAACTTCGATAATCCAGTGTACAGAAAAACTACCGAGGATCAATTCAgccttgaaaaaaatcgttttcctcTCCCCGCTGCTACGGTCGGAGAAGAG GCACAGGAACCACTGACTTCTCCGGGCACCAATGACTACGTGTAA
- the LOC122410650 gene encoding very low-density lipoprotein receptor-like isoform X1 — translation MGPRDPCRLLRAFSPFVIVVLFGVLGTRHATDGFAVDAQSACPLRQFSCDNGKCKPMPWVCDGSDDCGDNSDESPSICKSEECKDSEFKCSNGKCIPGNWHCDNERDCADGSDEDPAVCKKKHCTPDQFTCRSGNGECVSLTWMCDGSRDCNDGSDEAECNETCRSDQFTCANKNCIQDSWRCDLDDDCGDGSDEKDCSPTTCRPGIDFTCSPGYCITMRWRCDGDNDCPNNADEKDCPNNPSHGVKSHCAEREFDCGDHITCIHQSWVCDKSKDCPNGSDEDLQRCQNVTCRADQFQCDDHTCISGHLYCNGKEECADKSDEKNCTTKPAACDPQTQFECSQGSCIPLDHVCNGKPDCLGWEDESLKRCGINECLQNNGGCSQNCIDMPIGYRCTCNEGYRLIDNHTCDDIDECLEPGKCSQFCLNEKGSFKCSCANGYLRDPKNVTRCKATEGHASLLFTRRHDIRKVALDRQEMTAIVNNTKSATALDFVFRTGMIFWSDVSDKKIYKAPIDEGNERTVVIDKDLTTTDGLAVDWIYNHIYWTDAEKNTIELANFEGNMRKTLIRDKIQEPRAIALNPLEGWMFWTDWGDEARIERAGMDGSHRSIIVGSEVIWPNGLTLDLIGQRVYWVDAKLHIIASSNYDGSSRRTVLFSLDTLRHPFSITTFEDYVYWTDWDKQTIFKANKFTGKEVRPSTSLRSLQNPMVVHVYHPYRQPDGTNQCQAVNGHCSHLCLPAPKINSRSPLLSCACPDGLRLRPDGQMCVENVTTTVAPTTEQSTRLFKKLETPVTTSVNPTDATDRNRGINVGNDPTDPGLVAGIVIGGVTLGLLVLALVAVLCYRHYLHRNVTSMNFDNPVYRKTTEDQFSLEKNRFPLPAATVGEEAQEPLTSPGTNDYV, via the exons GCGAGGAGTGCAAGGACTCGGAATTCAAGTGCAGCAACGGCAAGTGCATACCCGGAAATTGGCACTGTGACAACGAGCGGGACTGCGCCGATGGCTCCGACGAGGATCCGGCTGTTTGCA AAAAGAAGCACTGCACGCCAGATCAGTTCACGTGCCGATCCGGAAACGGGGAATGCGTCTCATTGACATGGATGTGCGACGGCAGTCGCGACTGCAATGACGGCTCCGACGAAGCTGAGTGCA ACGAAACCTGCCGCTCGGATCAGTTCACTTGCGCGAATAAAAACTGCATCCAAGACAGTTGGAGATGCGATTTGGACGACGATTGCGGGGATGGGAGCGACGAGAAAGATTGCTCGCCGACGACCTGTCGACCCGGAATCGATTTCACTTGCTCACCGGGCTACTGCATAACCATGCGGTGGAGATGCGACGGCGACAACGACTGTCCGAACAACGCGGACGAAAAGGACTGCCCGAACAATCCGTCACACGGAGTGAAAAGCCACTGCGCCGAACGGGAATTCGACTGCGGTGATCACATCACTTGCATACACCAGAGCTGGGTCTGCGACAAATCCAAAGATTGCCCCAATGGCTCTGACGAGGACCTGCAGAGGTGCCAGAACGTCACGTGTCGGGCTGACCAATTTCAGTGCGACGATCACACCTGCATCTCAG GACACTTGTACTGTAATGGAAAAGAGGAATGTGCGGACAAGAGCGACGAGAAAAACTGCACTACGAAACCAGCTGCGTGCGATCCTCAGACACAGTTCGAGTGCAGTCAGGGCTCGTGCATACCTCTCGACCATGTTTGTAATGGAAAGCCGGATTGCCTTGGCTGGGAAGACGAGAGCCTCAAGCGCTGTGGAATCAACGAGTGTTTGCAAAACAACGGTGGATGCAGCCAAAACTGTATTGACATGCCCATTGGGTACAGATGCACCTGTAACGAGGGTTACAGACTTATCGACAATCACACTTGTGACG ACATCGACGAGTGTCTGGAGCCTGGCAAATGCTCGCAATTCTGTCTCAACGAGAAGGGAAGTTTCAAGTGCAGTTGCGCGAACGGTTATTTGCGAGATCCGAAGAACGTGACGCGCTGTAAAGCTACCGAAGGGCACGCCAGTCTGCTCTTCACGAGGCGCCATGACATCAGGAAAGTCGCCCTTGACCGCCAAGAAATGACGGCCATCGTTAACAACACCAAATCAGCGACTGCCCTCGATTTCGTATTTCGAACTGGAATGATCTTTTGGAGCGACGTTtcggacaaaaaaatttacaa GGCCCCGATCGACGAAGGCAACGAGCGAACTGTCGTTATCGACAAGGATTTGACGACTACCGATGGATTGGCTGTCGATTGGATCTACAATCATATTTACTGGACCGATGCTGAGAAAAATACCATCGAACTCGCCAACTTTGAAGGCAATATGCGCAAAACTCTTATCAGAGACAAAATTCAGGAGCCAAGAGCCATTGCTCTTAATCCACTTGAGGGATGGATGTTTTGGACCGATTGGGGCGACGAGGCACGGATCGAGAGAGCCGGCATGGATGGATCCCACAGATCG ATTATCGTCGGCTCCGAAGTAATCTGGCCGAATGGTTTGACGCTGGACTTGATCGGACAACGAGTTTACTGGGTCGATGCGAAACTCCACATAATCGCGTCCTCGAATTACGATGGTTCGAGTCGACGAACAGTTTTGTTCTCCCTCGACACTCTGAGACATCCTTTCAGCATAACAACCTTCGAGGACTACGTTTATTGGACCGATTGGGACAAACAGACGATTTTCAAAGCGAACAAATTTACGGGAAAAGAAGTGCGACCGTCGACCTCGTTGAGATCTCTACAAAATCCTATGGTCGTTCACGTCTATCATCCTTACAGACAGCCGGATGGAACGAATCAGTGCCAAGCCGTTAATGGTCATTGCAGCCATCTTTGCTTGCCCGCACCAAAGATCAATTCAAGATCGCCGCTTCTCAGTTGCGCTTGTCCCGACGGCCTCAGGCTCAGACCCGACGGTCAAATGTGCGTCGAGAACG TAACGACAACAGTAGCTCCTACGACGGAACAGTCTACGAGACTATTTAAGAAGCTTGAAACTCCGGTTACCACCAGCGTTA ATCCCACCGACGCTACCGATCGAAACAGGGGCATCAATGTGGGAAACGATCCGACCGACCCAGGCTTGGTCGCTGGTATTGTAATTGGCGGTGTGACCCTTGGCCTTTTGGTTCTCGCTCTCGTTGCGGTACTCTGCTACAGGCATTATCTTCATCGTAACGTCACAAGTATGAACTTCGATAATCCAGTGTACAGAAAAACTACCGAGGATCAATTCAgccttgaaaaaaatcgttttcctcTCCCCGCTGCTACGGTCGGAGAAGAG GCACAGGAACCACTGACTTCTCCGGGCACCAATGACTACGTGTAA